Proteins encoded together in one Planctopirus ephydatiae window:
- a CDS encoding GDSL-type esterase/lipase family protein, with product MRNTFPIIAIALFITLCLSGSSSAADKPLVKEPPAIVQYLSIPETDDGLPGAGPIRRYEWFRNLWKQRRSMWVESAQNDVGSVVFYGDSITQGWGDRLQKFFPGLKTANRGISGDTTRGMLLRVHDDALRLSPQAMVLLMGTNDLEEGASPEVIVANVQLILQAIEASNAKMPVILSLVFPSSETKKRPAAQIKAINVGLAKMAKDFPQVTVLDTWTLFAKETGDAKAAEFPDLLHPNDAGYEKWANALRPLFATAGLIETEVDSFVPEEGFVSLFNGKDLTGWGWRGKKTPEGQTAAGNPAGIVSFDGKTASDDGRYQVINGRIVVTTPIEGRRVQQMWTTAEFPKDFEFRLEFRATPNADSGVFIRKPQLQCRDYPLAGPYKNLKNYKPQDWNELVVVVKDGKAYCTCNGEVLEAALPVPETGPIGLEGDRGQMEYRRLRLKTLN from the coding sequence ATGAGAAACACCTTCCCCATTATCGCTATTGCTCTGTTCATCACACTTTGCCTTTCAGGCTCCAGCTCGGCGGCAGACAAACCGCTGGTTAAAGAACCACCGGCTATCGTCCAGTATCTCTCGATCCCGGAAACAGATGATGGACTTCCCGGTGCAGGTCCGATCCGCCGGTATGAGTGGTTCCGCAATCTTTGGAAACAGCGGCGGTCGATGTGGGTTGAAAGTGCCCAGAACGACGTCGGCTCTGTCGTCTTCTATGGTGATTCGATCACGCAAGGTTGGGGAGATCGCCTCCAAAAGTTCTTCCCCGGACTCAAGACCGCCAACCGCGGTATCAGCGGCGACACAACTCGCGGCATGCTCCTCCGTGTGCACGACGACGCCCTGCGTCTGAGCCCCCAAGCCATGGTGCTCCTCATGGGAACCAACGATTTGGAGGAAGGGGCCTCGCCCGAGGTGATCGTCGCCAATGTGCAACTCATCCTGCAGGCGATTGAAGCGTCCAACGCAAAAATGCCCGTCATCCTCTCACTCGTCTTCCCGAGTTCAGAAACGAAAAAACGCCCCGCTGCTCAAATCAAAGCGATCAACGTGGGGTTGGCAAAGATGGCGAAAGATTTTCCCCAGGTGACAGTTCTCGATACCTGGACACTCTTTGCCAAGGAAACAGGTGATGCCAAAGCCGCTGAATTTCCCGATCTGCTGCATCCCAATGATGCAGGCTATGAAAAGTGGGCCAATGCTTTGCGGCCACTTTTCGCCACTGCTGGCCTGATCGAGACCGAAGTTGATTCTTTTGTACCCGAAGAAGGATTCGTCAGCCTCTTCAATGGCAAGGATCTCACGGGCTGGGGCTGGCGTGGCAAGAAAACACCAGAAGGACAGACTGCTGCCGGCAATCCCGCAGGAATCGTTTCATTCGATGGCAAAACTGCATCAGATGACGGTCGTTATCAAGTCATCAATGGTCGCATTGTGGTCACCACACCCATTGAAGGCCGACGAGTCCAGCAAATGTGGACGACAGCGGAGTTCCCTAAAGACTTTGAATTCCGACTGGAATTTCGAGCCACACCGAATGCAGATAGTGGTGTGTTTATTCGCAAGCCACAGCTTCAATGTCGAGATTACCCATTAGCCGGGCCTTACAAAAATCTCAAGAACTACAAGCCTCAGGATTGGAACGAACTGGTCGTCGTGGTCAAAGACGGCAAGGCCTACTGCACCTGCAATGGTGAAGTTCTGGAAGCGGCGCTGCCTGTTCCAGAAACGGGCCCCATTGGCCTCGAAGGAGACCGTGGCCAGATGGAATACCGACGTTTGCGGCTCAAAACCTTGAATTGA